A section of the Phacochoerus africanus isolate WHEZ1 chromosome 4, ROS_Pafr_v1, whole genome shotgun sequence genome encodes:
- the GRM6 gene encoding metabotropic glutamate receptor 6 isoform X1: protein MAGLLTLMPPLLALAQAGVAGAAGSVRLAGGLTLGGLFPVHARGAAGRACGPLKKEQGVHRLEAMLYALDRVNADPDLLPGVRLGARLLDTCSRDTYALEQALSFVQALIRGRGDGDEAAVRCPGGVPPLRAAPPERVVAVVGASASSVSIMVANVLRLFAIPQISYASTAPELSDSTRYDFFSRVVPPDSYQAQAMVDIVRALGWNYVSTLASEGNYGESGVEAFVQISREAGGVCIAQSIKIPREPKPGEFNKVIRRLMETPNARGIIIFANEDDIRRVLEAARQANLTGHFLWVGSDSWGAKISPILNLEEVALGAITILPKRASIDGFDQYFMTRSLENNRRNIWFAEFWEENFNCKLISSGTQSDDSTRKCTGESCPEWQGWHGRRWEDRLVTWGPGTLPLGIPRTGEERIGRDSAYEQEGKVQFVIDAVYAIAHALHSMHQALCPGHTGLCPAMEPTDGRTLLQYIRAVRFNGSAGTPVMFNENGDAPGRYDIFQYQATNGSAGSGGYQAVGQWAETLRLDVEALQWSGDPHEVPASQCSLPCGPGERKKMVKGVPCCWHCEACDGYRFQVDEFTCEACPGHMRPTRNHTGCRPTPVVRLSWSSPWAAPPLLLAMLGIMATTTVVATFVRHNNTPIVRASGRELSYVLLTGIFLIYAITFLMVAEPGAAVCAARRLFLGLGTTLSYSALLTKTNRIYRIFEQGKRSVTPPPFISPTSQLVITFSLTSVQVVGVMAWLGAQPPHSVIDYEEQRTVDPEQARGVLKCDMSDLSLIGCLGYSLLLMVTCTVYAIKARGVPETFNEAKPIGFTMYTTCIIWLAFVPIFFGTAQSAEKVTLGPLSVSPPCLFPACPQKGSITPRPGPPMGTIAWLADSFMYLFFCPVSSACSFSCLFFLCPFSHLFIQASSHRMTCFYSITSYTSYLPIQESVGPFV from the exons ATGGCCGGGCTCCTGACTCTGATGCCGCCGCTGCTGGCGCTGGCGCAGGCGGGCGTGGCGGGCGCCGCGGGCTCCGTGCGCCTGGCGGGCGGCCTCACGCTGGGCGGCCTGTTCCCCGTGCACGCGCGGGGAGCGGCGGGCAGGGCGTGCGGGCCGCTGAAGAAGGAGCAAGGAGTGCACCGGCTCGAGGCCATGCTGTATGCGCTGGACCGCGTGAACGCCGACCCGGACCTGCTGCCCGGGGTGCGCCTGGGCGCCCGGCTGCTCGACACCTGCTCGCGGGACACGTACGCGCTGGAGCAGGCGCTGAGCTTCGTGCAGGCGCTGATCCGCGGCCGCGGCGACGGCGACGAGGCGGCAGTGCGCTGCCCCGGAGGCGTCCCCCCGCTGCGCGCCGCGCCCCCCGAGCGCGTGGTGGCTGTCGTGGGCGCCTCGGCCAGCTCTGTCTCCATCATGGTCGCCAACGTGCTGCGTCTGTTTGCG ATACCCCAGATTAGCTACGCCTCCACAGCCCCTGAGCTCAGCGACTCCACACGCTATGACTTCTTCTCCCGCGTGGTGCCACCTGACTCTTACCAGGCCCAGGCCATGGTAGACATCGTGCGGGCACTGGGATGGAACTACGTGTCCACGCTGGCCTCTGAGGGCAACTATGGCGAGAGTGGGGTTGAGGCCTTTGTGCAAATTTCCCGAGAGGCTG GGGGGGTCTGTATTGCCCAGTCCATCAAGATTCCCAGAGAACCAAAGCCTGGAGAGTTCAACAAGGTGATCAGGAGACTCATGGAGACACCCAACGCCAGGGGCATCATCATCTTTGCCAACGAGGATGACATCAG GAGGGTCTTGGAGGCTGCACGCCAGGCCAACCTGACAGGCCACTTCCTGTGGGTTGGCTCAGACAGCTGGGGAGCCAAGATCTCACCCATTCTGAACCTGGAAGAAGTGGCTCTGGGGGCCATCACCATCCTGCCCAAAAGGGCCTCCATCGATG GATTTGACCAGTATTTCATGACTCGCTCCCTGGAGAACAACCGTCGGAACATCTGGTTTGCCGAGTTCTGGGAAGAGAATTTTAACTGCAAGCTGATCAGCTCAGGTACCCAGTCAGACGATTCCACCCGCAAATGCACAGGTGAGAGCTGCCCAGAGTGGCAAGGGTGGCACGGGAGAAGGTGGGAAGACAGGCTGGTCACCTGGGGGCCAGGCACGCTTCCTCTGGGCATCCCTAGGACAGGCGAGGAACGCATCGGCCGGGACTCTGCCTACGAGCAGGAGGGGAAGGTGCAATTTGTGATCGACGCTGTGTACGCCATCGCCCACGCCCTCCACAGCATGCACCAGGCCCTCTGCCCTGGGCACACAGGCCTGTGCCCGGCCATGGAGCCCACCGATGGGCGGACACTGCTACAGTATATTCGAGCCGTACGTTTCAATG GCAGTGCAGGAACCCCTGTGATGTTCAATGAGAATGGGGACGCACCAGGGCGATACGACATCTTCCAGTATCAGGCGACCAACGGCAGTGCGGGCAGCGGTGGCTACCAGGCCGTGGGCCAGTGGGCGGAGACCCTCAGGCTGGAC GTGGAAGCCCTGCAGTGGTCGGGAGACCCCCACGAGGTCCCCGCGTCTCAGTGCAGCCTGCCCTGTGGGCCAGGGGAGCGGAAAAAGATGGTGAAGGGTGTCCCCTGCTGTTGGCACTGCGAGGCCTGCGACGGCTACCGCTTCCAGGTGGACGAGTTCACGTGCGAGGCCTGCCCCGGGCACATGAGGCCCACGCGCAACCACACGGGCTGCCGCCCCACACCCGTGGTCCGCCTGTCCTGGTCCTCGCCCTGGgcagccccgcccctcctcctggCCATGCTGGGCATCATGGCCACCACCACGGTGGTGGCCACCTTTGTGCGGCACAACAACACGCCCATCGTCCGGGCTTCCGGCCGCGAGCTCAGCTACGTCCTCCTCACGGGCATCTTCCTCATTTACGCCATCACCTTCCTCATGGTGGCCGAGCCCGGGGCGGCTGTCTGCGCGGCTCGCAGGCTCTTCCTTGGCCTGGGCACCACCCTCAGCTACTCTGCCTTGCTCACCAAGACCAACCGCATCTACCGCATCTTCGAGCAAGGGAAGCGCTCGGTGACACCCCCGCCCTTCATCAGCCCCACCTCCCAACTTGTCATCACCTTCAGCCTCACCTCAGTGCAG GTGGTGGGAGTGATGGCGTGGCTGGGGGCCCAGCCCCCACACAGCGTGATCGACTATGAAGAACAGCGGACAGTGGACCCAGAGCAGGCCAGAGGGGTGCTCAAGTGCGACATGTCGGATCTGTCCCTTATCGGCTGCCTGGGCTACAGCCTCCTGCTCATGGTCACATGCACGGTGTATGCCATCAAGGCCCGTGGCGTGCCCGAGACCTTCAACGAGGCCAAGCCCATTGGCTTCACCATGTACACCACCTGCATCATCTGGCTGGCTTTTGTGCCCATCTTCTTTGGCACTGCCCAGTCAGCTGAAAAGGTAACCCTGGGTCCCCTGTCAGTTTCACCGCCTTGTTTGTTTCCTGCCTGTCCACAGAAGGGCTCCATCACCCCAAGACCTGGGCCCCCCATGGGAACGATTGCTTGGTTGGCTGATTCATTCATGTACCTGTTCTTCTGTCCAGTCTCCTCTGCTTGTTCATTCAGttgtctcttcttcctttgtCCATTCAGCCATTTGTTCATCCAGGCTTCCAGCCATCGAATGACTTGCTTTTATTCAATTACTTCATATACTTCATACCTACCAATCCAAGAATCTGTTGGCCCATTTGTTTGA
- the GRM6 gene encoding metabotropic glutamate receptor 6 isoform X6 has protein sequence MARVGLRPLCKFPERLSIKIPREPKPGEFNKVIRRLMETPNARGIIIFANEDDIRRVLEAARQANLTGHFLWVGSDSWGAKISPILNLEEVALGAITILPKRASIDGFDQYFMTRSLENNRRNIWFAEFWEENFNCKLISSGTQSDDSTRKCTGESCPEWQGWHGRRWEDRLVTWGPGTLPLGIPRTGEERIGRDSAYEQEGKVQFVIDAVYAIAHALHSMHQALCPGHTGLCPAMEPTDGRTLLQYIRAVRFNGSAGTPVMFNENGDAPGRYDIFQYQATNGSAGSGGYQAVGQWAETLRLDVEALQWSGDPHEVPASQCSLPCGPGERKKMVKGVPCCWHCEACDGYRFQVDEFTCEACPGHMRPTRNHTGCRPTPVVRLSWSSPWAAPPLLLAMLGIMATTTVVATFVRHNNTPIVRASGRELSYVLLTGIFLIYAITFLMVAEPGAAVCAARRLFLGLGTTLSYSALLTKTNRIYRIFEQGKRSVTPPPFISPTSQLVITFSLTSVQVVGVMAWLGAQPPHSVIDYEEQRTVDPEQARGVLKCDMSDLSLIGCLGYSLLLMVTCTVYAIKARGVPETFNEAKPIGFTMYTTCIIWLAFVPIFFGTAQSAEKVTLGPLSVSPPCLFPACPQKGSITPRPGPPMGTIAWLADSFMYLFFCPVSSACSFSCLFFLCPFSHLFIQASSHRMTCFYSITSYTSYLPIQESVGPFV, from the exons ATGGCGAGAGTGGGGTTGAGGCCTTTGTGCAAATTTCCCGAGAGGCTG TCCATCAAGATTCCCAGAGAACCAAAGCCTGGAGAGTTCAACAAGGTGATCAGGAGACTCATGGAGACACCCAACGCCAGGGGCATCATCATCTTTGCCAACGAGGATGACATCAG GAGGGTCTTGGAGGCTGCACGCCAGGCCAACCTGACAGGCCACTTCCTGTGGGTTGGCTCAGACAGCTGGGGAGCCAAGATCTCACCCATTCTGAACCTGGAAGAAGTGGCTCTGGGGGCCATCACCATCCTGCCCAAAAGGGCCTCCATCGATG GATTTGACCAGTATTTCATGACTCGCTCCCTGGAGAACAACCGTCGGAACATCTGGTTTGCCGAGTTCTGGGAAGAGAATTTTAACTGCAAGCTGATCAGCTCAGGTACCCAGTCAGACGATTCCACCCGCAAATGCACAGGTGAGAGCTGCCCAGAGTGGCAAGGGTGGCACGGGAGAAGGTGGGAAGACAGGCTGGTCACCTGGGGGCCAGGCACGCTTCCTCTGGGCATCCCTAGGACAGGCGAGGAACGCATCGGCCGGGACTCTGCCTACGAGCAGGAGGGGAAGGTGCAATTTGTGATCGACGCTGTGTACGCCATCGCCCACGCCCTCCACAGCATGCACCAGGCCCTCTGCCCTGGGCACACAGGCCTGTGCCCGGCCATGGAGCCCACCGATGGGCGGACACTGCTACAGTATATTCGAGCCGTACGTTTCAATG GCAGTGCAGGAACCCCTGTGATGTTCAATGAGAATGGGGACGCACCAGGGCGATACGACATCTTCCAGTATCAGGCGACCAACGGCAGTGCGGGCAGCGGTGGCTACCAGGCCGTGGGCCAGTGGGCGGAGACCCTCAGGCTGGAC GTGGAAGCCCTGCAGTGGTCGGGAGACCCCCACGAGGTCCCCGCGTCTCAGTGCAGCCTGCCCTGTGGGCCAGGGGAGCGGAAAAAGATGGTGAAGGGTGTCCCCTGCTGTTGGCACTGCGAGGCCTGCGACGGCTACCGCTTCCAGGTGGACGAGTTCACGTGCGAGGCCTGCCCCGGGCACATGAGGCCCACGCGCAACCACACGGGCTGCCGCCCCACACCCGTGGTCCGCCTGTCCTGGTCCTCGCCCTGGgcagccccgcccctcctcctggCCATGCTGGGCATCATGGCCACCACCACGGTGGTGGCCACCTTTGTGCGGCACAACAACACGCCCATCGTCCGGGCTTCCGGCCGCGAGCTCAGCTACGTCCTCCTCACGGGCATCTTCCTCATTTACGCCATCACCTTCCTCATGGTGGCCGAGCCCGGGGCGGCTGTCTGCGCGGCTCGCAGGCTCTTCCTTGGCCTGGGCACCACCCTCAGCTACTCTGCCTTGCTCACCAAGACCAACCGCATCTACCGCATCTTCGAGCAAGGGAAGCGCTCGGTGACACCCCCGCCCTTCATCAGCCCCACCTCCCAACTTGTCATCACCTTCAGCCTCACCTCAGTGCAG GTGGTGGGAGTGATGGCGTGGCTGGGGGCCCAGCCCCCACACAGCGTGATCGACTATGAAGAACAGCGGACAGTGGACCCAGAGCAGGCCAGAGGGGTGCTCAAGTGCGACATGTCGGATCTGTCCCTTATCGGCTGCCTGGGCTACAGCCTCCTGCTCATGGTCACATGCACGGTGTATGCCATCAAGGCCCGTGGCGTGCCCGAGACCTTCAACGAGGCCAAGCCCATTGGCTTCACCATGTACACCACCTGCATCATCTGGCTGGCTTTTGTGCCCATCTTCTTTGGCACTGCCCAGTCAGCTGAAAAGGTAACCCTGGGTCCCCTGTCAGTTTCACCGCCTTGTTTGTTTCCTGCCTGTCCACAGAAGGGCTCCATCACCCCAAGACCTGGGCCCCCCATGGGAACGATTGCTTGGTTGGCTGATTCATTCATGTACCTGTTCTTCTGTCCAGTCTCCTCTGCTTGTTCATTCAGttgtctcttcttcctttgtCCATTCAGCCATTTGTTCATCCAGGCTTCCAGCCATCGAATGACTTGCTTTTATTCAATTACTTCATATACTTCATACCTACCAATCCAAGAATCTGTTGGCCCATTTGTTTGA